DNA sequence from the Salvelinus sp. IW2-2015 linkage group LG37, ASM291031v2, whole genome shotgun sequence genome:
CACGGTGAAGCCCCCCATTTCCACTAGCTCCCAGTCCAGCCGGCGGTCCCCAAGGAAGAGCTCCCAGCTCCGCTCCTGGGCCCCATAGTGCAGCAGCATCAGGAGGCCCCTTTCTGTGCACTTACCCTCCAGCCTGGGAGGTTCTGGTGCTGGGAGGATGCATGGCGAAGAGGGTGGGAAGAAGGAGAAGATTGGCGAAAGAGTCGCAGAGAGTGTAGGAATGAGGGATTTAAACAGGACAGGGAGGCAGGCAACCATGAGTTTAGTTCAAGTGATTTTGTATTAATTCTCTCTGTCAAGAGATGTATTTATATATAATCACCTGTCTGCTCTTGAACATCACTCACAATGGTGGCATTATGGTAGAAGACCTCTCCATGGGGTGAGATGGtcagggaaaaggtgagagggagGGTGTACCTCCTATAGCCCCCATCAACATACTGACATAGAGGGAGAGCAGGTTACATTGTATCATTACATTATTAAGGTAAAAAACTGCTAGTGAGGTATGTATACTGTACATAATTGAAGTACACTGACTATACCAGACAAATTgctacaccttcctaatattgagttgcacccccccataCATTAATTTATACTAGATTAAGSatacattttcattaactgtaatctcattagttatgttccaacaaCCTCTCAATCATGTGcaaatatcagttatttttaagtcttggttccaatagtttatattgtTTTCTAAGAGACTGCCAGTTGGCTAGGTTTGGTATAGTTCACCCATCATATGAATATCCTTTGACTaaaataggattccctcaagattgctCTGACGTCCAAAGCTACATTTTGTGAGAAAACGTTTTAAGTTGCATTTATTTGAAAATATCCACATTGGTCAGTGCAAAATCTATTTTTAATTCTGCCATGGGAATAATTGTATTTCCTACTACCACATCATGCCTtaagttttccatgtggaccaatttttctttaataaataaaaataaaatcggTGAATTCTGAAAGCTATCCAAGCATTGTTCCataaggttgtgtttttagggagtgatattggttcttgtagaatacgtttcatttttgtccatattgttatagtgttcttaactatgaaattaatgttcttagctttatcctttgaaaatagacacgtaaaaagattctggggatgagcgtgcacatcttcaatatgtagcctacccATAGTttctctttagtgcatttaactatatgaagcaagtaaaagccttgggtagcgagatgatacaattccaagtctggaaggttaaaaccctcctcagacttaggaagatgtaaaactttccttCTTAGTCTATTAATTTTATTTGCTCATTTAAAAAGTCTGTTATGAccgagtatacttttttaaagaatgtctggtggggtaattggtattaaattaaaactttgggagccatgccattctgaaAAGGTTTAGAATGGCTTAGCTTATTTTATCTGTAAGATTTATGGGTAGATAGTTCCATTTTATTAGATGTGCCTTCATATTGTTCAGTAAATGggataaagttatctttatatgtttgttgtcacttattaagcatcaTAAATGGCTATTTAATATTTTGTGAtccacttaaaggattgctgtagattctttttcctattgccattattGTTTTCTTTCCCACGTTGATTTTATATCCGGAGATTTTGAAGTATTCTGAAATTACTTTTAGCAAAGggggcattgagttttcaatattggtcaggtGTATCAGGAGATCGTCAAATAAGTtgagtttatattcatgtttaccaataTTGATACCTGTTAGGTTTGGGTCCTGTGTAATTATTTCTGACAGCTGTTCAGTTGCCAGTGCAAACAGGGAGGAGGGATTGGGGCCATTCCTGTCTTGTGCCCCTTTCTAATgcaatttcatcagataatgtaCTATGTGcatatttttgctttaggacatttacataatatttttattacatttactttttcaGCTGGAAATTTGAAagcttccaaagttttgaatagaaaaggcTATTCAAGCTGGTCAAAATTATTTTCAGCATCAACAGACATTATTGAGAAATCTATATAATTTGTTTGAGTTATGTGTTTGTACTTGTTTGTAAGTGTCTTTTTAATAAACCCTGTTTAATTGATATGTATCAAGTCTgaaatgcctagttaaataaaggttaaataaaataaaaatatatgactTTCTATTGCTTAgaagtttgtttttattttattgggaGGCAAGGGTCGAGTTAAGCGTCCTCCGAAACGTGACCCaccaaaccgtgcttcttaacacccgcccacttaactCCGAAGtcagacgcaccaatgtgtcggaggaaacactgttcacctgacgactgaggtcagcctgcaggtgccctccacaaggagtcgctagagtgcgatgagccaagtaaagccccacccccggccaaaccctcccctaacccggacgacgctgagccaaattgtgcgccgccctatgggatcccgatcacggccggttgtgatacagcccgggatcgaacccgggtccgtagtgacgcctctagcactgccttacatggaacccaaaccggctgcgggCGTGCGCCATcgtacatacatttattttgtccccccacaccaaacgcgatcacgacacgcaggttaaaatatcaaaacaaactctgaaccaattatattaatttggggacaggtcgaaaaatcattaaacatttatggcaatttagctagataacttgcacttgctagctaatttgtcctatttagctagcttgttgttgctagataatttgtcctgcgatataaacattgagttgttattttacctgaaatgcataaggtcctctactccgccaattaatccacacataaaacggtcaaccgaatcgtttctagtcatctctcttccttccaggctttttcttctctggactttatattgcgattggtaACTTCCATAAATTAGGTGCAATTAGGTGCACTGACCTTGTTCGTCTTTCAGttacccatgtgggtataaccaatgaggagatggcacgtgggtacctgcttctataaaccaatgacRAGATGGGAGAGGCAGCActgacttgcagcgcgatctgcgtcagaaatagaactgatttctattttagcccttggcaacgcagacgctcgttggcgcgcgcgagcagtgtgggtgccttaattgaataacatagatttctaaatttattttgcaacgcacgctacgcgagcagtgtggtcagcctgttataccgctgcgccactaaGGAGGTCGCATTAATTTATTAACAGTATTTATTTTTGGTGATGTGTTTTTAGTGATTATTTTTTGTCTGCTTATAATTGCTGTTTCATTctaatttatatacatttttcatagATGCTTTTAAAATTGTCATTAATCACGTTATTTCTAATTACCGCATTTGTATTGTATAAGGGGTTTagcatgtatttgttttgttagaGCTGCGAGATATTTACCAGGTTAATTTGTGATTAAGTAATAGGCTTTGAGTTTAACCTGTAAATTGTTGTCTCCAAAAGTAAAAGATTGTATTCCTGCTGAAGTTCAGACATTTTCTAAAGATTTTTGATGGGCGCTTTCTAAGGTAATACATCACTATCTTTTAAYTTCTAAATCAGATTTAGCTTTCTCCAAGCCTTAATAAAGGCATCCCAGATTATATCAGAGTAGTCTTCTTTATCTTTATCGTCTAGGTGTACATTTATAATGGTAAAAAGAAAATCATTTACGTAGCCCATTTAATACACTTTAGGTCCAGAAGATGCCCTCTGTTCATTCTCTAAATTCTGCAGCATAGGCCTCTCCAACCCAGCTCTTCTTTACATATTCcatttctcaattttttttatgcAACACTTGCAAGATAACCACATCTGCCCACAATCTCTTTAAAATGTTCCAGAACCATATGCTCCCCAYCCTCATCATGGAGCCCATTATGAATTGGATTTTGTTGGTCTTTACTTGTATAAAATCAAAGTTAACCTTCTGTTCCGTCTATTGTAGaagaaacaaataaaacattttagcagacatgAGGGTGGTGGGTACTCCATAGAATGGGAGGATCATAGTATAAATACATAGTTAttgtatacattacatatatagaCTGTGTGGGCTGAGCAGACATTTAACAAAAAACAAAGCCCATCTTTGTACTTGAGAAGCTGTGCCTTTTTAGAGTTTTTAAGCTTCAACTCCTAATGTACTAAAACGGTGGATTATTTCATTATACATACATTGGAGAAAGACTGACACTTAGGTACTGTGGTCGGTTTGTATTACCTTATAAATTAAAGTATGGTGGCTGGTGGGGGTCTACTTGGGGAGACCGGGCCCACAGAGACTGAAATGGGATGAGTGGAAGCCCCACGCAAGGAATAATGATTCGTCATCTTTTCCTAATCTGTCCAGCACTCTTACTCATTTTACAATGGCTTTACAagtcacaaaaaaatacatttacattgtagtataattaagtccttccttttctccctctcccaaaCCAAATCCATCACTCCCTCCCAGTTCTCCCCCACTCAAGCTTATCCCAACCCATCTTTACTCACCCTTGTCCACCTAAACCAAGCTTGTCCCACCCTCCCTTCCTTGCCGTCTCTTACCCACCCAGGCCAAGTTTATCCCAatctcctctttcccccctcggacttgggagaggcgaaggttgagagccatgcgtcctccgaaacacgaccctggcaagctgcactgcttcttgacacactgctcgcttattCCCGAAGCCAGTcgaaccaatgtgtcggaggaaacgctgtACAACTGGCGACTCAGTTGTATAGgcaaagtcagcgtgcatgcgtctggcccgccacaaggagtagctagagcacaatgggacaaggacatcccggccggccaaaccctcccctaaccaggatgaTGCTGAGGCAATTGTGCGCCggctcatgggtctcctggtcgcggccggctgcgacacagcctgggatcgaatccGGGTCTGTAGTGTGGCCATGGATTTTTATCTTCTTTCCCCCTTGTGCCTTCAGAATGTCAACTTTGGTCTGATAGTTCCACAGCGTAACGATTACCATGAGAGGGCATTTAGCATTCTTGTGTTTGACGCCGATCCGTTGGAGTCGCTCGAGATTCTTCGGTGATGCATCCATGCCAAGCTTCTCCAATATCAGCTTGATCACGTAGCTGGAAAGGTCTAATTTTTTTCTCGTATTCCGGTAGGTACAACATTCATTATTTTGTCTCATTCCGTTTTCTTGCTGGTCCAGTTCATCTTCTAAAAAGTTTGcacctttgtttccagaaggctCATTTTGTTGTCCAGTTCATCCACTCGCCCACCCTGTATATGGCATATCCAACACGATAGACTACTTTCCTTTCGAGCAAATCTACTTTTAACAACAAATTGTGAGTTTGTTTTGGGGAGCATTGAGAGCATTTTAGCTATGTTTTCCTGGATATCCTTCAGCTGTTCATTGCTCTCATTTGAATCTCCAAGTTGCTCTTTGTCTTCTCCTCTAAGAGAAGCCTTGGCTTGTTGGGTTTGAGTTGCAGCGTCGCTTTACCCACAGATTGGTTCGCTGTTGTATATAAAACTGGCCGCTCACTCTCTCCTGGTTGCTTTGAGATATATTGAGCTATGAATTCTAGAGGCATAATTTAAACTATGTTGTCCAGTTTTAACATACAACCACAGTTTTGATGGTACAAACAGAGCTATTCACACCCCATGCTTCCTATCGGTTCGTGCATGCGCCTCGTCGgttgatggaccattcttgaaacacacaggaaactgttgagtgtgaaacacccagcagtgttgcagttcttgacacaaacttggcacctactaccatagcccgttcaaaggcacttaaatcttttgtcttgaccattcaccctctgaatggcacacacaccatccatgtctcaattgtctcaaggcttaaaaatccttctttaacctattTCTTCCCCTACGGTTACACTGTTTAAAGTGGATTTTATCCCACaagtctaattagcataataataaaaaattcccCATAATAATCTGTCCGTTTAAACTAGAGACATCTGTTTttctaatatgacccctctgtggaaatgtGAGACTCTTGTGAGGCCCACTGCcccacaagactcatctgaatgTCCCACGGTAccagttaaaaaaatgtatggaagtatatggatactgtttagtgccaaaaataaaaaatcctgatCTTTCCTATATCTCTgatgtaggacagacacttcagaacaaacttcctttagatacATTTTGGGGACTATCTGTAATTCAATGCATTTGAATGGGCTAATAgaagtaaggccaaattcaaatgTTCAATCAAATATTTTGGGGGATACTTCaaagggtcttaaaattctaaatcaaatagctaaatgatccttgttatgaccttcttaaaacaattccatatagcttagtagaacctccCCTCCGCCGGTTTAGACAGGGCTTAAACTGGAAagggtttaacaagtgacatcaataaaggatcaaagctttcatctggttagtttatgtcatggaaagagcaggttttcttaatgttttgtatactcagtgtacatctcCACAATTGGtgcttctctgcctctcttcatTAGTCTTACCTTCTGAAGAACAGAGGGGTGTGAGAAGGGGGCATGAAGCTGGTAGGAATGTGACCCGTTGGGGTAGGGGACCTGGACCCAGGACAAAGTGTCCCCCTCACTCCCCCCGGTGACGTTGTGGAGGGACACGTCAGGAGGGAACACACCCAGGGAGACAGAGAACACCTTCTGGGACGATATGGTGTCTGAGGAGGGAACAGAGTTAGTGGGTGTGGAGTCATGATCAAAGGATCCAAATAGACTGGTATTGAAGCATTGCAATTACTGTTAACTATTGTGGGTTTTAGTGGCAATCTAATtcacctctctttttctttcaatCTCTCCCATAAATATGCAGCCTTTGGCATTTTTTATAACTTATGCCAGTTTTCGAGCAGAGGCCAACCATTGTGGTAATATAGCAAATTTGGCCGAATTCATTCAAAGCAGAGATTCATATTTGAGTTCCAAAGTGACCAATCCCTGTCATTCGTTGAGCTCATTAATACTCATAGTAGATGGATActgactgtctgtgagtgtggGGGTCCGGGGGACGTAGGCGGTCTTGAGGAACCTGAAGGAGCGATGCTGGGTGAGGGGCCACCGGTCATCCTCCCACTGGTGCATGTAGAACAGGTCTACAGACAGAGACTGGCtgtactggccctccaacacaccACTCTGAGACAAGAAAGAGcagttgaatgtgtgtgtgtgtgtgtgcatgcgtgtgtgtgtgtgtgtgtaccttaacGTGTGTTCCTTCGGCTCCGAATGGAACGCTGACCTCCACCACTCCATCCCTCAGGCCAATCTCATACCCCCTGTCCTTGATCACAGACTCACTCAGGGCAAGCGTCTCCACCCCTATTCTCATGCCCCTGTCCCTGAACCTCCCATGGACCAGGGGGGAGAGGACATGGGGGACAGGCCAGAGCAGGTGGGCACCATCCACTATCGCCTCATCTGGAGGAGttaagggaggaagggagggatggaaaggGGGACAGAGGACGAAAGTGATAAGAATAAGGAGATTGTAGGTTCAAAAGAGGATTGCAAATAGGATTAAGGTCAAAGCTAAGATTCTCATTGTCATTTGTATTCCCTAATAAATAGACCACATACTCATGGAGCAGGCCACTGTGGCATCGATGGCAAGGACCTTCCCTTGATGTGGGTACAGGATGGTAGCATTGACCACCTCCAACTCCACCCCTTTCTCCTGTGTAGGCGTGGTCAAGTAAAAGACAAGAGTTACTATAACGTGTATACCAATATATTCATATCACATGCAAACAGAGCACAGTAAACACCCTCATCAGAAGTACCTTGATGGTgtaggagaggggtgaggagtagGGGCAGCGCAGGATAATCCTGGAGCCTGACTCAGAGATGTGGTAGCCCAGGTCACTGGCCTCCGTCATGGTCCTGGGTCTAACCTCCTCCTTGGTGTGGCCTGGTCTGTGGAACATCATGCCTCTCTTTCCCACCTCGTTTTTCTTCTGCCCAGAGTGTAATGCAGCTGGGACCGGTCCCTTTATGGACACCTTGGAGAACAATTAAAGAAGAGacacagtgtaaaacagaagcgATTTGAAACATGTAAGTTTGGCCAAGTTCCATGTGCAGATAGACAGTACATTTCTATTCTATTGTGATCTGATGGACCTGTAAGTCACCTCCATGTAGTTCTCCTCACAGACGAGCTCCCGGAAGCCCCAGGGCAACTGGGCTGAGCAGTGGAGCAGGAAGGGGTACCCTAGGTCCCTCCCATTCACCTGCCGGGTCACCAACCACACCTTCAGACGGAACTCCGAGTCCCCCTGCACAGAAGAGGTTCTTATTCAATTCCGTTCAATCAGAAAACAAGCTAGAAGTCAAGCTAATTAACTTAGATTCATTATATTGATCATATCTGAATTTGACTGCAAATACCAGTATATTGAATATATATCCATTATGGGTCAATCAAGTTCACCTGGTTGTTGACGTGGCAGGCGAGGAACGAGGCGCGGAACACCAGGTCTCCATGGTGATTTAAGAGCATGGTGTAGCCACACTCTGTGGCCTTTCggccagacaggaagtgaacTCCCTGGTGGYCTGATGACAGCGGTTTAGAGGAAGCGTCAATATTCACAGTGCAGCTGGCTATGGTGTcttcatagagatagatagaggactcaagTGCCCAGAAAGccagttttagcatgggcagctccattgaggactttcaccattttgaagtagtcaactgggtgggactttctatgggttaaggaaggaccaaataattccatccaggtcatcaggagagataagccaatgaattatacttg
Encoded proteins:
- the LOC111960106 gene encoding uncharacterized protein isoform X1 yields the protein MTIPCTMKVRVIKIILCILLLCATLSIPTPVPVGTFRSECHERHFWLFVRSGFLGPMSRFDIQXHQGVHFLSGRKATECGYTMLLNHHGDLVFRASFLACHVNNQGDSEFRLKVWLVTRQVNGRDLGYPFLLHCSAQLPWGFRELVCEENYMEVSIKGPVPAALHSGQKKNEVGKRGMMFHRPGHTKEEVRPRTMTEASDLGYHISESGSRIILRCPYSSPLSYTIKEKGVELEVVNATILYPHQGKVLAIDATVACSMNEAIVDGAHLLWPVPHVLSPLVHGRFRDRGMRIGVETLALSESVIKDRGYEIGLRDGVVEVSVPFGAEGTHVKSGVLEGQYSQSLSVDLFYMHQWEDDRWPLTQHRSFRFLKTAYVPRTPTLTDNTISSQKVFSVSLGVFPPDVSLHNVTGGSEGDTLSWVQVPYPNGSHSYQLHAPFSHPSVLQKYVDGGYRRYTLPLTFSLTISPHGEVFYHNATIVSDVQEQTAPEPPRLEGKCTERGLLMLLHYGAQERSWELFLGDRRLDWELVEMGGFTVETEEDYFSVEIPLYSPGMTYEEVSLQGVVGRLEVSVVDIDTLKVENSLIHRCTFRVRELLVCLPEGRMVVVTDTSRTIPPTQPKRTTLLDPSCVPQETDSVRALFNFSLDSCGTIATVEGNFLVYENQVLYPKELITTDDPPIHRDSPYRLTIQCRYPAINTGIVSIEHPVNPTFALSPMLPLKHTRREASRSGQYVAVVCVAIVVMGALIAATMKMLCCPIKM
- the LOC111960106 gene encoding uncharacterized protein isoform X2; protein product: MSRFDIQXHQGVHFLSGRKATECGYTMLLNHHGDLVFRASFLACHVNNQGDSEFRLKVWLVTRQVNGRDLGYPFLLHCSAQLPWGFRELVCEENYMEVSIKGPVPAALHSGQKKNEVGKRGMMFHRPGHTKEEVRPRTMTEASDLGYHISESGSRIILRCPYSSPLSYTIKEKGVELEVVNATILYPHQGKVLAIDATVACSMNEAIVDGAHLLWPVPHVLSPLVHGRFRDRGMRIGVETLALSESVIKDRGYEIGLRDGVVEVSVPFGAEGTHVKSGVLEGQYSQSLSVDLFYMHQWEDDRWPLTQHRSFRFLKTAYVPRTPTLTDNTISSQKVFSVSLGVFPPDVSLHNVTGGSEGDTLSWVQVPYPNGSHSYQLHAPFSHPSVLQKYVDGGYRRYTLPLTFSLTISPHGEVFYHNATIVSDVQEQTAPEPPRLEGKCTERGLLMLLHYGAQERSWELFLGDRRLDWELVEMGGFTVETEEDYFSVEIPLYSPGMTYEEVSLQGVVGRLEVSVVDIDTLKVENSLIHRCTFRVRELLVCLPEGRMVVVTDTSRTIPPTQPKRTTLLDPSCVPQETDSVRALFNFSLDSCGTIATVEGNFLVYENQVLYPKELITTDDPPIHRDSPYRLTIQCRYPAINTGIVSIEHPVNPTFALSPMLPLKHTRREASRSGQYVAVVCVAIVVMGALIAATMKMLCCPIKM